One window from the genome of Actinomycetota bacterium encodes:
- a CDS encoding acyl-CoA/acyl-ACP dehydrogenase, producing the protein MIGVPWARESKQYTVLRSNALNFAVSELAPVADDLENTVDSPLLWKAVEKAGEMGMLAALVPEQLGGEGVDLYSLCVALEESAVESAGFAAALLFHNAALVPLVYSDRKDLVEEFTRGRPLCTAATAGETVLEEGKVSGSAPFVFNVMEGAPVLLFAGSGEARKAAYVRVGASGVETRIDPYPLGWRVSEFATLEMKGAEPHFVLDGSEREALAATERTLYLGLAAVANGIVRKAFQKAYDYARQRYQAGKLIIEHQAMRLMLARMLCAMEEGRALIRRASGVEDLAPAIIAWRRAGANACQAAMDGVQIHGGYGYMRDYGMERLMRDAKYCQMFPRPEEEQLLRLLDMAESGS; encoded by the coding sequence ATGATCGGAGTGCCCTGGGCCAGGGAGTCCAAACAGTACACGGTGCTGCGCAGCAACGCCCTGAACTTCGCCGTATCCGAGCTGGCCCCCGTGGCCGATGACCTCGAGAACACCGTGGACTCTCCGCTCCTGTGGAAGGCAGTGGAAAAGGCCGGGGAGATGGGCATGCTGGCTGCCCTGGTGCCCGAGCAGCTGGGGGGAGAGGGCGTGGACCTCTACTCCCTCTGCGTGGCCCTGGAGGAAAGCGCCGTGGAGAGCGCGGGGTTCGCCGCTGCCCTCCTCTTCCACAACGCCGCCCTGGTTCCCCTCGTCTACTCCGACCGCAAGGACCTGGTGGAGGAGTTCACCAGGGGACGTCCCCTGTGCACCGCAGCCACCGCCGGGGAGACCGTCCTGGAGGAGGGGAAGGTGAGCGGCAGTGCCCCCTTCGTCTTCAACGTCATGGAGGGCGCCCCGGTGCTGCTCTTCGCAGGCTCCGGGGAGGCAAGGAAGGCGGCCTACGTGCGCGTCGGCGCGAGCGGCGTGGAGACCCGCATCGACCCCTATCCCCTGGGCTGGCGGGTGAGCGAGTTCGCCACCCTGGAGATGAAGGGCGCCGAGCCTCATTTCGTGTTGGACGGGTCGGAGAGGGAGGCGCTGGCGGCCACCGAGAGGACCCTCTACCTGGGACTGGCGGCGGTGGCCAACGGCATCGTGCGCAAGGCCTTCCAAAAGGCCTACGACTACGCGCGCCAGCGCTACCAGGCGGGGAAGCTGATCATCGAGCACCAGGCCATGCGCCTCATGCTGGCCCGCATGCTCTGCGCCATGGAGGAGGGGCGCGCGCTCATCCGCCGCGCCAGCGGGGTGGAGGACCTGGCCCCGGCCATCATCGCCTGGAGGAGGGCGGGGGCCAACGCCTGCCAGGCGGCCATGGACGGGGTGCAGATCCACGGCGGATACGGATACATGCGGGATTATGGCATGGAGCGCCTGATGCGGGATGCCAAGTACTGCCAGATGTTCCCCCGCCCCGAGGAGGAGCAGCTGCTGCGCCTCCTGGACATGGCGGAGTCGGGCTCCTGA
- a CDS encoding nitroreductase family protein has translation MALDKYSYTYLPSHPEVWSNSKIVVDEEKCTGCGNCVQACPCACLEVAGGKVRFIEGVVCMSCSACMAHCEKDAIQMQGFYEVEKGLFKTMLLHPDDGYPKIPEVEGIEGLTPVEEVILRRRSNRVFSKKPVPDELVRRVIEAGRFAPSHGNCQPWSFIVVNDREEMDRIADMMDPLYRNLTRFYFSGKKNPLVRSLLSFTSALLPPLMDQRAMTGGTAILKPKDVFLGAPCLIYLLGDKRGINNMYVDIGICGQNMVLAAHSLGLVTCWMSFAAVGAKMLPHLKRYLGIKWPYVPVTAIVLGYPRVKADSMVKRELPRITWRKGGKTWQEMP, from the coding sequence TTGGCTCTGGATAAGTATTCCTACACCTATCTGCCTTCCCACCCGGAGGTGTGGTCCAACTCGAAGATCGTGGTGGACGAGGAGAAGTGCACGGGCTGTGGGAACTGCGTGCAGGCATGCCCCTGCGCCTGCCTGGAGGTGGCTGGGGGTAAGGTCAGGTTCATCGAGGGCGTGGTGTGCATGTCCTGCTCCGCATGCATGGCCCACTGCGAGAAGGACGCCATCCAGATGCAGGGCTTCTACGAGGTGGAGAAAGGCCTCTTCAAGACCATGCTCCTGCATCCCGACGACGGGTACCCCAAGATACCGGAGGTGGAGGGGATAGAGGGCCTCACCCCGGTGGAGGAGGTCATCTTAAGGCGCCGCAGCAACCGCGTATTCTCCAAGAAGCCGGTACCCGACGAGCTGGTGCGACGGGTTATCGAGGCGGGCCGCTTCGCCCCCTCCCACGGAAACTGCCAGCCCTGGAGCTTCATCGTGGTCAACGACCGCGAGGAGATGGACAGGATCGCGGACATGATGGACCCCCTGTACCGTAACCTCACCCGGTTCTATTTCTCCGGGAAAAAGAATCCGTTGGTGAGGAGTTTGCTTTCCTTTACCTCGGCTCTGCTGCCTCCTCTCATGGACCAGCGGGCCATGACCGGCGGGACGGCCATCCTCAAGCCCAAGGACGTCTTCTTGGGAGCTCCCTGCCTCATATATCTGCTGGGGGACAAAAGAGGCATCAACAACATGTACGTGGACATCGGCATATGCGGTCAGAACATGGTCCTGGCGGCGCATTCCCTGGGGCTGGTCACCTGTTGGATGAGCTTCGCCGCCGTGGGGGCCAAGATGCTGCCCCACCTGAAGCGTTACCTGGGGATAAAGTGGCCCTATGTGCCGGTCACGGCCATCGTCCTGGGCTATCCGCGCGTGAAGGCCGACTCCATGGTCAAGCGCGAGCTGCCCCGCATCACCTGGCGCAAGGGCGGCAAGACCTGGCAGGAGATGCCATAA
- a CDS encoding DUF4445 domain-containing protein — translation MASGEYRITVDPLGRVVDCREGQTLLEALREAGIGLESVCGGQGRCGKCRVRVLAGDAGEPADDERSLLPGGWREKGLRLACRVIPRQDLTVYLPASTLTASGRLQLESALRPGERDPAVQAYDVEVELPSQPGDAGSDLLRLRASLLRVAPKAEPENIDIEALRALPRMLREEGGAVRALLRGRTVLGIIPRKRSPLGAAVDLGSTKIALFLYDLESGEMLSARGMLNPQIPYGEDVVTRIQYASQGGARRLRELVVEGIGRELDGMAAGAARTRDGIFEMVVVGNTAMHHLFTGLPVEQLGKSPYLPATDLPLEVTARDLGLALNPSAVVYLPPPVAGYVGSDHLAALSAARLEERKGPSLLLDIGTNTEVALQVEGRIRCCSCASGPAFEGGGLSCGMRAGEGAVEAVSIDPRTGEPELKVIGEGPPAGICGSGVLSMLAELVRTGTVDEGGRLAEKSHGVTRRDGGLSFTLSPGGEEREPLAVTQGDIREIQKAKGAMRAGIDALLAEAGLAPGDLREVILAGAFGTYIDPQDALDIALLPPVPLEAVVQVGNAAGAGARSMLLASGARREAEAMAERIEYLELSAYPRLGPLFAAGMFLTEEAVAEAKRRFRLA, via the coding sequence ATGGCGAGTGGGGAATACCGCATCACCGTCGATCCCCTGGGGAGGGTGGTGGACTGCCGCGAAGGACAGACCCTTCTGGAGGCCCTGCGCGAGGCCGGCATAGGGCTGGAAAGCGTATGCGGGGGACAAGGAAGGTGCGGTAAGTGCCGGGTGCGCGTGCTGGCAGGGGACGCGGGAGAGCCCGCCGACGATGAACGTTCCCTTCTTCCCGGAGGATGGAGGGAGAAGGGCCTGCGCCTGGCCTGCCGGGTCATTCCCCGGCAGGACCTCACCGTCTACCTGCCGGCCTCCACCCTTACGGCTTCCGGCCGCCTGCAGCTCGAGAGCGCCCTTCGCCCCGGGGAGCGCGACCCGGCCGTGCAGGCCTACGACGTAGAGGTGGAGCTGCCGAGCCAGCCCGGAGACGCGGGCTCGGATCTCCTGCGGCTGCGCGCGTCCCTGCTGCGCGTGGCGCCGAAGGCCGAGCCCGAGAACATAGATATCGAGGCCCTGCGGGCGCTGCCCCGGATGCTGCGCGAGGAGGGGGGCGCGGTGCGGGCGTTGCTGCGCGGGCGGACCGTCCTGGGAATCATCCCCAGGAAACGCTCCCCGCTGGGGGCGGCCGTGGACCTGGGCAGCACCAAGATAGCCCTTTTTCTCTACGATCTCGAGAGCGGGGAGATGCTCTCCGCCCGCGGCATGCTCAACCCCCAGATACCCTACGGCGAGGACGTGGTGACGCGTATCCAGTACGCATCGCAGGGAGGCGCCCGGCGCCTGCGCGAGCTGGTGGTGGAGGGTATCGGCCGCGAGCTCGACGGGATGGCCGCCGGCGCCGCCCGCACCCGGGACGGCATCTTCGAGATGGTGGTGGTGGGGAACACCGCCATGCACCACCTCTTTACGGGCCTGCCGGTGGAGCAGCTCGGAAAGAGCCCCTACCTCCCGGCCACCGACCTCCCCCTGGAGGTGACGGCCCGCGACCTGGGGCTTGCGCTCAATCCCTCCGCAGTGGTGTACCTGCCCCCTCCCGTCGCGGGCTACGTGGGCTCGGACCACCTTGCGGCGCTTTCCGCCGCCCGCCTCGAGGAGAGAAAGGGGCCGTCTCTCCTGCTGGACATCGGCACCAACACCGAGGTGGCCTTGCAGGTCGAGGGCCGCATAAGGTGCTGCTCCTGCGCCTCGGGGCCCGCCTTCGAGGGAGGGGGGCTGAGCTGCGGCATGAGGGCGGGCGAAGGCGCGGTGGAAGCCGTTTCCATCGATCCCCGCACGGGCGAGCCGGAACTGAAGGTCATCGGGGAGGGGCCTCCCGCGGGCATATGCGGGTCGGGGGTCCTCTCCATGCTGGCCGAACTGGTGCGGACGGGAACGGTGGACGAAGGTGGCAGGCTGGCGGAGAAAAGTCACGGGGTGACGCGCCGCGACGGAGGGCTTTCCTTCACGCTATCGCCGGGAGGGGAGGAGCGTGAACCGCTGGCGGTCACCCAGGGCGACATCCGCGAGATCCAGAAGGCCAAGGGGGCCATGCGCGCGGGCATAGACGCCCTGCTGGCCGAGGCGGGGCTGGCGCCGGGCGACCTGCGGGAGGTGATCCTGGCCGGCGCCTTCGGCACCTACATCGATCCCCAGGATGCCCTGGACATCGCCCTCCTTCCGCCCGTGCCGCTGGAGGCGGTGGTGCAGGTGGGCAACGCCGCCGGCGCGGGAGCGCGCTCCATGCTCCTAGCGAGCGGAGCGCGCCGCGAGGCGGAGGCGATGGCGGAGCGTATCGAATATCTCGAGCTCTCCGCTTACCCGCGCCTGGGACCCCTCTTCGCCGCGGGCATGTTCCTCACGGAAGAGGCGGTGGCCGAGGCCAAGCGGCGGTTCCGTCTTGCCTGA